The nucleotide window TCTATGCCCTCTATGGAAATAACATAACCCACAGAAAGTTTATAACtctttggagttttttttttttgcctctgCAGGGACCTATGGCATTTTACAAGGGTTTCATCCCCAACTTTGGACGACTTGGCTCATGGAACGTCATCATGTTTTTGACCCTCGAACAGGTAACAGCTTATTACACTGTTATTCGTTTTGAATCCGTCCACGCAAACCCttttgtctctctttctcttctctaaTAACGGTTTTTATTATACTTTGATCCAGGCAAAGAAGTATGTCCGGGAACTAGAATCGTCCAAGAAATAATACTTACAAAATTTTAAGCAGACAGAATAAGAGCaactttgttttcttcttaattTGGGTGATCGAGAGAGGGGCCAGAACAGAGTTTTGTTTTCAAGCAAAACTGTGAAATAAATTTATGTGGGTGCTGTACCATTTAAACATTCATCAAAATCATACATTTTCGTCTTTTCTTTTACAAAACTGATAAatcaggaagaagaagaagaagaaactcttACAGTATTCAGCTCAGTTTCTTCTTTATCAGATAAGACCGTATCTCGAATCTATGGTAAAGCTCTTTAGCTTTGTTGTAGATGAACGCCAGAGTTCCATCTATGCAATCCTCGTATCTCTCATAAAAAGCTGGAACGGTCATTACCACCAAAACACCTGCCGAAACAACCAGTGATGTAATGAATGAATATCCAGCTGTAAAGCATTCCAAGTCTATGATGAATATTACTTACCGGTGTGGCAAAGTGTCTGAAAATCCATGAGACTTCCAACGAGTGAGATGAGAAACAGATAGACAGCTACTTTGATAAACAACTCTGTGTCTCTTCCCATCGCAACGTCATACGTCACTTGAAGTAGTTTGTTCACATGGAAGCGTAACAACTTGGAAGCTACTTCAGCCATTTCTTCACTTATTTGAAACTCTGGCAATGGCGGTGAGGGCCTAATAAGAGCCAAa belongs to Brassica rapa cultivar Chiifu-401-42 chromosome A07, CAAS_Brap_v3.01, whole genome shotgun sequence and includes:
- the LOC103829965 gene encoding reticulon-like protein B12; the encoded protein is MGSCSDKLFKRERTVHEILGGGIIADVILWRNKNVSVGIVTVTISSWMVFESFAYTILTLLSSVLLLLLSILFLWSKSASILNRPSPPLPEFQISEEMAEVASKLLRFHVNKLLQVTYDVAMGRDTELFIKVAVYLFLISLVGSLMDFQTLCHTGVLVVMTVPAFYERYEDCIDGTLAFIYNKAKELYHRFEIRSYLIKKKLS